One stretch of Plasmodium vivax chromosome 8, whole genome shotgun sequence DNA includes these proteins:
- a CDS encoding hypothetical protein, conserved (encoded by transcript PVX_119295A) produces the protein MHRDDEHVDREILEKQQEIIKCAKQQDFIRLQIIIQPYILRNDVEMLNEINILHWACYCGFTELIKRLINLAVDIDKEDLVNNDTAIYYAIKNSHYEIVLLLIKHFGPSILFHKNRRKMSPFLTAISEFNEGKILEALHILELLYLNGASLEEQNEHGQTALFLSVKRNNISTLQWLLSKGVNINHRDFYGNTILHIAVKHCDVDILRLLCDYGSLPLVHQTSLQNDNTNVLQLCLRNRYFLVFILLNKWMLQDKLCKGIKICKTVYAFYFWFFAILNLIVFANISRSFWAFRKYHALSITWLAIWLFQQFLWCLLYFKSPGFYKQNETLTKRHGKRNTPFAYTYDGSFKKKAEYQLNGLEMELYKLNKSISSSLMHPQKMNKDDHAKYDQLVAHLEGQKMPLYAQVSQERVNSLDADYRNAILYNRNPRNVCVTCNIVKPPRVHHCAECFHCIVHQDHHCVWVDNCIGIKNQRAFYLFIFSIFALLLYNYYYVFLYFSLFHKTVDYAFALLVILCNFINITLFAFITYLFARNTRTILTNITFYEHFKKPSHITDKYNTELRCWDFQNLSLKKAFRNVYSFWSLNYDEPYLRHGKKATDDIYYTLISDRI, from the exons ATGCACCGCGACGACGAACACGTAGACAGGGAAATCCTGGAAAAGCAGCAGGAAATAATAAAGTGCGCCAAGCAACAGGACTTCATAAGGCTCCAAATAATCATCCAGCCCTACATCCTTCGCAATGACGTCGAAATGTTGAACGAAATTAACATCTTACACTGGGCGTGCTACTGTGGCTTCACGGAGCTAATCAAAAGGTTAATCAATCTGGCTGTAGATATAGACAAGGAAGACCTAGTTAACAACGATACAGCCATTTACTACGCAATAAAGAATAGCCACTACGAAATTGTGCTCCTCCTAATCAAGCACTTTGGCCCatccattttatttcataaaaataggagaaaaatgagTCCCTTCCTAACAGCCATTAGCGAATTTAATGAGGGTAAAATTTTGGAAGCTTTACACATCTTAGAGCTACTCTACCTGAACGGAGCTAGTctggaggaacaaaatgaacatgggCAGACTGCCCTCTTCCTAAgtgtaaaaagaaacaacATAAGTACATTGCAGTGGCTACTCAGTAAAGGTGTTAATATTAACCATCGAGACTTTTATGGGAACACCATTCTGCATATCGCCGTCAAACACTGTGATGTGGACATCCTGAGACTCCTCTGTGATTATGGGTCCCTACCTTTGGTTCATCAGACGTCCCTACAAAATGACAATACCAATGTGCTCCAACTGTGCCTAAGGAACAGATACTTTttggttttcattttgctaaaCAAGTGGATGCTACAAGATAAACTCTGCAAAGGGattaaaatttgcaaaactgTATACGCCTTTTACTTTTGGTTCTTCGCCATCTTAAATTTAATTGTCTTTGCGAACATTTCTAGATCCTTTTGGGCTTTTAGGAAGTACCATGCTTTGTCCATCACCTGGCTAGCTATTTGGCTCTTCCAGCAGTTCCTTTGGTgccttctttattttaaaagccCCGGGTTTTACAAGCAAAATGAAACTCTAACCAAAAGGCACGGGAAAAGAAACACCCCCTTTGCCTACACCTACGATGGctccttcaaaaaaaaggccgaGTATCAGCTGAACGGCCTCGAGATGGAGCTATACAAACTTAACAAAAGCATCTCTTCGTCGCTTATGCATCCACAGAAAATGAATAAGGACGATCACGCTAAGTACGACCAACTCGTCGCCCACCTGGAGGGCCAGAAGATGCCTCTCTATGCGCAGGTTTCCCAGGAGCGAGTCAACTCCCTCGACGCCGACTACAGGAATGCCATACTCTACAATAGGAATCCCCGG aaCGTCTGCGTCACGTGCAACATCGTCAAGCCCCCGAGGGTGCACCACTGCGCGGAGTGCTTCCACTGCATCGT ACACCAAGACCACCACTGCGTATGGGTTGACAACTGCATCG ggATAAAAAACCAGCGCGCCTTCTACCTCttcatattttccattttcgccCTGCTGCTCTACAACTACTACTACGTTTTCTTGTACTTCAGTTTGTTTCACAAGACGGTGGACTAC gCCTTCGCCCTGCTTGTAATCCTGTGCAACTTCATCAACATCACCCTGTTCGCCTTCATAACATATTTGTTCGCGCGCAACACGAGGACCATTCTAACGAACATCACCTTTTACGAGCACtttaaaaa GCCGAGCCACATAACGGATAAGTACAACACAGAGTTGAGGTGCTGGGACTTCCAAAATTTAAGCCTTAAGAAAGCGTTCAG AAACGTGTACTCCTTTTGGTCCCTAAATTACGACGAGCCCTACCTAAGACACGGCAAAAAAGCA actGACGATATTTACTACACGCTTATCTCGGACAGAATATAG
- a CDS encoding DNA-directed RNA polymerases I, II, and III 14.4 kDa polypeptide, putative (encoded by transcript PVX_119290A), whose product MDAFNENYLNDEDDFMGDEFGQGVDSDDGDNYENDIDIITENQIKKEKSDYEHSDVNEDNIRITSPYLTKYEKARIIGTRALQISLNAPLTIPIETQGGEVSNGKNEYDNYLNNDPLVIAEKELHNKSIPFILRRYLPNGSYEDWKLDELIID is encoded by the exons A tGGACGCCTTCAACGAGAACTACCTGAACGATGAGGACGACTTCATGGGAGACGAGTTCGGGCAAGGAGTAGACAGCGACGATGGAGATAACTACGAAAATGACATAGACATTATAACggaaaatcaaataaaaaaggaaaagtcaGATTATGAGCATTCGGATGTGAATGAGGATAACATAAGGATAACAAGTCCCTATTTGACGAAATATGAAAAGGCCAGAATTATAGGCACGAGAGCTTTACAGATAAGTTTAAATGCCCCCCTGACGATACCGATAGAGacacaagggggggaggtatCAAATGGGAAGAATGAATATGACAATTACCTTAACAATGACCCGTTGGTGATTGCGGAAAAGGAGTTACATAACAAGTCCATTCCGTTCATTCTGAGGAGGTACCTACCCAATGGCAGTTACGAGGATTGGAAACTGGACGAGCTGATAATTGACTAG
- a CDS encoding hypothetical protein, conserved (encoded by transcript PVX_119285A), with translation MCMRSLGWGKIVSSVSNALDFNQATLSGCIDIICIESEIESKLKGENKISVTYKSTPFHVRFGKTKLLRSKEKIVSILVNGKSTNLHMKLGSAGEAYFVEKTYDDVEEELETSPLSSPRHEYNDLYLDQHIDSCSINDSLNNFKSDDDSDKSFLRNIAIDRRKSVDRNYKLEQGKGRKQSNSQAKGGDLVARDQHDQQDGRDGLDGLDGLAHNHHHHRPSAQKDNLKKKKKNKSPHLHRNLLGEDYGHHASKRKTDDDDPNANSEWSWSWGRLPHLKNQDYASDNCTAISSNNKNEKKEKKKKFYNKSESVHDHSSSREQLTCVRRRNLSESNVRKCLDKERETKNFPRGSKTKHVKRYRDSHLDHVKKETPRKLSNKNDADDSRQGPRKDSRGSHSAKAAVKAPNPLHQGGANNSGSGNNNGSANNNGNAHIASGRNGGNSAHVEKRRPSEGEGLPSRGHAADAKRHSERGGQRESQRSSQRGGQRGSQRGSQLGSQLGSQRGSDANRDPTKGEPKKEAEETHNAESKQEGKQDRDDREKAEPRGEEHSFGEAVSEKELEKGKQRMIEKLKQKARERAREKVDGGGARTGAGKEADKEVGREAGKDAGRADKWAKAEERAKARGKLKAHHEQHSDEDAAADAEADAEMNSNEEDNQMSYSKDEPESTFDDDIQNRIECSLCGHLLLNQNADNEQSDYNIEIHNKNIFEANIVTYDQIDKNSNLWYHPSLVFRFDKKDPYYPSRVALPLLASWVVFNQPLSILAVEKLLNSSLTLVEIKDKGWRNWFGVSSVEYDNNTINTKSTGKDPKGSHQIEDKKKEGRKSATKMATTAGGTTTTSSNNNNHYNNGNGDNHEAIEMAALKEHDAKRSVQHSLHNPSEVSRRSTKHGEEKIKIRYRKSLRPTSEQLQSLNLKEGANTITFLVTSSLQGTKSINGTIYLWKKNAKIVISDVDGTITRSNVLGHIMPIVGKDWSHVGVSQLFNKINNNGYHILYLTARAIGQADSTREYLFRFKRNDNNKLPDGPLILSPDRLFPSFKREVIDKKPYIFKIAALRDIRNLFPLNHNPFYAAFGNTESDHRAYISVGVPEAKVFIIDNRGIVHHVNSTYAKTYETMSEITEHMFPCIKNDKKREDDDQYNSFQYWKINSLTYYEKYMNVSDSS, from the exons ATGTGCATGCGATCATTGGG GTGGGGAAAAATCGTGAGCAGCGTGTCCAACGCGCTGGACTTTAACCAAGCCACCCTCAGCGGGTGCATCGACATCATCTGCATAGAGTCCGAAATTGAAAGCAAGCTcaaaggagaaaacaaaataagcgTCACCTACAAGTCCACCCCCTTCCACGTCAGATTtggtaaaacaaaattgttaagatcaaaggaaaaaatagtgAGCATTTTGGTTAATGGAAAGAGCACAAATTTGCATATGAAGTTAGGCAGCGCAGGGGAAGCCTACTTTGTGGAGAAGACGTATGACGATGTGGAGGAAGAATTAGAAACCTCCCCCTTGTCATCTCCTCGCCATGAGTACAACGATTTATATTTAGACCAACACATCGACAGCTGCAGCATTAACGATTCGCTAAACAACTTCAAAAGCGATGACGATTCGGATAAGTCTTTCCTTCGCAACATCGCCATCGATAGGCGGAAGTCGGTGGATAGGAACTACAAACTGGAGCAAGGGAAGGGCAGGAAGCAGAGCAATAGCCAGGCCAAGGGAGGGGACCTCGTCGCGCGCGACCAGCACGACCAGCAGGATGGGCGCGATGGACTAGACGGACTAGACGGACTCGCTCACAACCACCACCATCACCGTCCCTCCGCCCAAAAAGACAacctgaagaagaaaaaaaaaaacaaaagccCCCACCTGCACCGAAACCTGCTAGGCGAAGACTACGGCCACCATGCCAGTAAACGAAAAACGGACGACGATGATCCAAATGCCAATTCGGAATGGTCCTGGTCATGGGGAAGGCTACCCCATCTGAAAAATCAGGACTACGCTTCCGACAATTGTACAGCCATTTCCTCCaacaataaaaatgaaaaaaaggagaagaaaaaaaaattttataataaaagcGAATCAGTCCATGACCACTCCTCATCGAGGGAACAACTCACTTGTGTACGCAGAAGAAACTTGAGCGAGTCAAATGTTAGAAAGTGCCTAGACAAAGAGAGAGAAACTAAAAACTTCCCTCGGGGCAGCAAAACGAAGCATGTAAAAAGATATAGGGATAGCCACTTAGACcatgtgaagaaggagacCCCCAGAAAACTCagcaacaaaaatgatgcggATGACTCCAGGCAGGGTCCCAGGAAGGACAGCAGGGGTAGCCACTCCGCTAAAGCGGCTGTCAAGGCGCCCAACCCCCTCCACCAGGGCGGCGCCAACAACAGTGGCAGTGGAAACAATAATGGCAGCGCCAACAATAATGGGAATGCTCACATTGCCAGTGGCCGAAACGGGGGCAACTCTGCGCATGTCGAGAAGAGGAGGCCTAGCGAGGGGGAGGGACTCCCCAGCAGGGGGCACGCCGCGGATGCTAAGCGGCACAGCGAAAGGGGAGGCCAACGGGAAAGTCAACGAAGCAGTCAGCGAGGAGGCCAGCGAGGGAGTCAACGAGGAAGCCAACTGGGAAGCCAACTGGGAAGCCAGCGAGGGAGTGACGCGAACAGGGACCCCACGAAAGGGGAGCCAaagaaagaagcagaagaaacaCATAACGCGGAATCGAAACAGGAGGGTAAGCAAGATAGGGATGATAGGGAGAAGGCGGAACCGAGGGGAGAGGAGCACTCCTTTGGAGAAGCAGTCAGCGAGAAGGAActcgaaaaggggaagcagagGATGATAGAGAAGTTGAAGCAGAAAGCGAGGGAGCGCGCTAGGGAGAAGGTGGACGGGGGTGGGGCGCGGACGGGAGCGGGGAAAGAAGCTGACAAAGAAGTAGGCAGAGAAGCCGGCAAAGACGCCGGCAGGGCAGACAAGTGGGCCAAGGCGGAGGAGCGAGCCAAAGCAAGGGGGAAGCTCAAGGCGCACCACGAGCAGCACTCCGATGAAGATGCAGCGGCAGACGCAGAGGCAGACGCAGAGATGAACTCGAACGAGGAGGATAACCAAATGAGCTACTCGAAGGACGAGCCGGAGAGCACCTTTGACGACGACATCCAAAACAGAATTGAGTGCAGCCTATGTGGCCATCTGCTCCTCAACCAAAATGCAGATAACGAACAGAGTGACTACAACATAGAAATTcacaacaaaaatattttcgaagCCAATATAGTTACGTATGACCAGATAGACAAGAATTCTAACCTTTGGTACCACCCATCGCTCGTCTTTCGATTTGATAAGAAGGACCCTTACTACCCCTCAAGGGTTGCCCTCCCCCTGCTAGCCTCCTGGGTCGTTTTCAACCAACCCCTGTCTATCCTGGCTGTCGAGAAATTGCTAAACTCGTCTCTAACGTTGGTCGAAATAAAGGACAAGGGGTGGAGGAACTGGTTCGGAGTATCCAGCGTAGAATATGACAATAACACGATCAATACCAAGAGTACGGGGAAGGATCCCAAAGGGTCCCATCAAATTGAAGATAAGAAGaaagaggggagaaaaagtgCCACCAAGATGGCAACCACCGCAGGTGGCACCACCACCACGAGCAGTAACAATAACAATCACTATAATAATGGTAATGGGGATAACCATGAGGCAATCGAAATGGCGGCTCTCAAAGAACACGACGCGAAGAGAAGCGTACAGCATTCGTTACATAACCCAAGTGAAGTCAGCAGGAGAAGCACCAAacatggggaggaaaaaataaaaataagatacCGAAAATCGTTGAGACCAACCTCGGAGCAACTACAGTCGTTAAACCTAAAAGAAGGAGCAAACACCATCACCTTTTTAGTCACTTCCTCCCTGCAAGGCACCAAAAGTATTAATGGCACCATATACCTATGGAAAAAGAATGCCAAAATTGTCATCTCCGATGTAGATGGAACCATTACGAGGTCAAATGTACTGGGACATATAATGCCGATCGTTGGAAAGGACTGGTCTCATGTTGGCGTTTCTCaattatttaacaaaattaataataatgggTACCACATTTTGTACCTTACTGCTAGGGCCATCGGTCAGGCCGACTCCACAAGGGAGTACCTCTTCAGGTTCAAAAGAAATGATAATAACAAACTCCCAGACGGACCTCTTATTTTAAGCCCAGATAGgctcttcccctccttcaaAAGAGAAGTTATTGACAAAAAGccctacatttttaaaatagccGCGTTGCGCGATATAAGAAATTTGTTCCCCCTAAACCATAACCCCTTTTACGCCGCCTTTGGGAACACCGAGAGT GACCACCGAGCGTACATTTCCGTGGGCGTCCCGGAGGCCAAAGTGTTCATCATAGACAACCGGGGAATCGTGCACCACGTCAACTCGACCTACGCCAAAAC ctaCGAAACCATGAGCGAAATTACCGAGCACATGTTCCCGTGCAtcaaaaatgacaaaaagaGGGAAGACGACGACCAA TACAATTCCTTTCAGTACTGGAAGATCAACAGCCTGACGTACTACGAAAAGTACATGAACGTCAGCGACAGCAGTTGA